ACGTTCTTTTAGCTTCTATTGAGATGTCATTAACCTTTGGCACGGTAAGAGACCCATACCTTCGAGCGTCGCCTGTGATtgctatatatatatacatatatatggATAGAGATATAAAGATTACATGGACGGGATGGATAAAAGAACTTGAACTTGCCATAACAAGAAGATATCACATTACGTTTCGGCACATATACCCATTGTTAAGGAACACATTTTTCATGCTAAGAAGAACTTCGAGTAGCTTATATAGATCCAATAAAATACTATCAAGGGCATATTCATATTCACGCCTTTTATCTGCACCCCCACGTACAAACTCAAATCCAGTCGCTAACATTCATAATGTAGGGTTTAGTGGTCTGGCCGTTCCAGATATAACCAATGCCCACGTATTACAATCAAGGCCTGCTATTGTCAGGCCCTTAATCAGTAGAAACTATGTTCAGATTAGGATGGATCCAAATGCCAAGCCAAGTCTTTCCAAGTATGCGACCAATCTAACTGAGTTGGCTAAACAGGGTAAACTTGATCCCATAGTTGGTAgggatgaagaaatttcgAGGGCCATTCAAATTCTATCTCGGAGAACTAAGAACAATCCTTGTATTATAGGGAGGGCTGGTGTCGGTAAGAGCTCTCTTGTTGAAGGACTTGCTCAAAGGATTGTGAGAGAAGAAGTTCCAGATTCTTTGAAAGGCAAATCGCTATATAATTTAGAGCTTAGCTCACTGATTGCCGGGGCCAAGTACAGAGGAGAGTTCGAAGAGAGACTGAAAGGTGTTCTAGATGATGTTGATGATCAGGTCATCATATTTATAGATGAAGTACACATGTTACTCGGTTTAGGAAGCAATGGCGGTGCTGGAGGTGCCATGGATGCTTCGAATATCTTGAAACCAAGATTGGCTAAAGGGCTTCGCTGCATTTCAGCGACTACTTTAGatgaatataaaattattgaaaaagaccCGGCCTTAGCAAGAAGATTTCAGCCAATTATATTAAATGAACCAACTGTACCAGACACTATTTCTATCCTTCGGGGTCTGAAAGAGAGATATGAAGTGCATCATGGTGTGAGGATCACAGATGCAGCACTAGTCTCGGCGGCTGTTTTGTCTAACAGATATATCAATGACCGGTTCTTGCCAGACAAGGCCATTGATCTCGTTGATGAAGCATGTGCTGTCTTGAGATTACAACATGAATCAAAGCCAGATGCTATTCAGAGATTGGACCGTCATGTAATGAAAATCCAGATCGAACTAGagtcattgaaaaaggaaaCAGATGTTCTGTCTATCGAGAGAAGAGAAGCATTAGAAAAGGAGCTTGATAGTAAAAAGCAAGAACTAAATCGTTTAACAAAGATCTGGgacgaagaaaaattggaaatcGAGTCTATTAAAAGTCATAAAGCAGATCTGGAAAAGGCTAAAATTGATCTGGAAAAGGCACAAAGAGGCGGCGATTATACAAGAGCCTCTGAATTAAGGTATTCGAGAATTCCACAGCTGGAAAAGCAAATTGAGGACAGTAATAAAAAGGATAAATCAGATACatctcaaaatttgttaCATGATTCTGTTACTTCCgatgatatttcaaaagtgTTAGCTAGAATGACTGGTATTCCAACAGAAACTGTAATGAAAGGTGACAAAGATCGTTTACTATATATGGAAGATTCTATCAAGAAAAGGGTTGTTGGGCAGGACGAGGCTATCTCTGCAATTTCTGATGCAGTTAGATTACAACGAGCTGGCTTAACAAGTGAGAAAAGGCCAATAGCTAGTTTCATGTTTCTAGGACCTACTGGTACGGGTAAAACAGAATTGACAAAAGCTCTGGCCCAATTTCTCTTCGATAATGAATCTAATGTCATTAGATTTGATATGTCTgagtttcaagaaaagcATACAGTATCTCGGTTGATTGGTGCACCACCGGGTTACGTTTTGAGTGAGTCAGGTGGTCAACTGACAGAAGCTGTTAGAAGAAAACCATACGCTGTTGTACTATTCGATGAGTTTGAGAAGGCACATCCAGATGTTTCTAAACTTCTCTTACAGGTTCTCGACGAAGGAAAATTAACTGATTCTTTAGGTCACCAGGTTGATTTCCGTAATACAATCATTGTAATGACTTCTAATATTGGTCAAGATATTTTGTTGAGTGACAAGACCCTGTCAAAAAATGACGAGAATAGTGATTCAGGCAAGATAGACCCTGAGATTAAGACCCaagttattgaagaaatgaaaaggCATTATCCACCTGAATTTATCAATCGTATAGACGATATCTTAGTCTTTAACAGGCTATCTAAAGAAGTTTTAAGATCTATTGTTAAGATTAGAATTGCAGAAATCCAAGAAAGGCttaatgaaaagagaatGAAGTTGGAATTGACTCCTGACTCTGAGGCATGGCTAACAGAGCATGGGTACGACCAGTTTTATGGTGCAAGACCTTTAAATAGACTAATAcacaaagaaattttgaatccaATGGCTACTTTCCTATTAAAAGGGCAAATTAGACCAAAAGAAACTGTACGGGTTATTGTAAATGAACAAAGCAAGTTAGTAGTTCAACCCAATCATAGCGAGGGTGAAGTGGTGGACAGAGAAGAGGAGAAATGAATTCTCAGTTGCCTAATGTCAGATGCtaaatattattatgtaTCTCATGTAAATAAACGTTTTTAAATGATTGTCTAACTGTAATCGCgagaaaattctttatataaaaaagtTCGAAATTTTCTGTTGCCAGGTCTTCGATGAGCTCTATATATGGGATGAGTCGTAGTACAGTCATTTAAGAACAAATCTTAGATATGGCTGGTTACAAGGCTGATACTGATGCCTTTGTATCATGGTTAACTGCTGATGCAAATGTGAAACTTTCACAAAACATCGAGGTTACACATTTCAACACTTCAAATGAAGGAAGAGGTGTCATTGCCGTAAAGGACATTGCAGAGGGGGAGGTGCTATTCGAAATTCCAAGAGATTCGATACTAAATGTTCTGACGTCAAGCTTAAGTTCTGATTTTTCAGATCTCGAGGAAACATTACAGAGCATTGGTTCCTGGGAAGGACTAATCTTATGCTTATTATATGAATGGAAAGGtaagaaagagaaaagtaAGTGGTGGAAATATTTCAACGTATTACCTTCCAGCAATGCTATGAATGGTTTGATGTACTGGAATGAACAGGAGCTGGAGCACTTGAGACCTTCCTTAGTCCTAGATCGTATTGGAAAGAAGAGTGCAAAAAATATGTACCATAAAGTTCTGACACTTGTTAAAGAGAGTAAATTTCCTGAAGTGCTTTGTAACGTAGAGTGGGAAGACTTTGTTTACGCTGCAAGCGTGATTATGGCATATTCGTTCGATGTGGAAAATGGAGAATCTCAAACTttgaatgaagaagatgatgatcaggacgaagaagaaaatactgGCTATATAAAGTCAATGATTCCACTAGCTGACACCCTGAATTCAGATACCCATCAATGCAATGCCAATTTGATGtatgatgataaatttttgaaaatgtatGCAATTAAACCAATCAAAAAGGGTGAGcaagttttcaatatttatgGGAACCATCCAAATGcagaaattttgagaagATATGGTTACGTTGAATGGAGTGGATCTGCTTATGATTTTGGGGAAGTACTATTAGGGAATATTGAGCAGGCCTTGCTTGAGACGTTTTCTGTACCGAAGGAGACACTTGACATGTGTATCGAGACATTAAAGAAGGATGAGATCATTTCTGATAtcttagaaaatgaagatattgtaTTAGACTCTTATGACTGTTATTACGATGGAACTGTTGAGACAGACTGTGTGGTACTCGTTGTTGTGATGTCAACGTTACTACAGACACCAAATATAGCGGCGATGGACAACACTACCCTTACAATGCATTTACGAAGAGTGGTGAAGAAATGCGTTCAATTGGTTGAACGTGGATCCATAAGTGAAAGTTGTAATAAGGTATGGCAGAAGGCTGTTTCTTTCAGACTGAAGGACTATTCTAACAGAGACTTCAGTGACCCTGAATTGCAGTCCatagattttgaagataagTCTAAATTAAGAGCCCAAATGGCCAATGTAGTTCTTAAGGGTGAAGTAGAGTGCCTTTCAAGTTGCTTCGGCTCTTTCTCGAAGCAATTTAAAATCATCGATGACAAAAAATTGCTGGATAATATtctaaaaagaaaagcagACACCGTTACAAActctaaaaataaaaacaaaGGCTGTAAACGATCCACTGAacattatataaatcatGGCGGAGCACTGTATAAACTGTATAAGAAGCATTACTGATTGTACAATTTCACTGATCGTCGAATTATTAAGATATACGCTATTAGATCAATTCTCGCACATCAAAactgaattttgaaaaaaaaatagagtATGGTATGGATCTATCACTTTGGATGAATGAGATAGATATATCTCATTAGCAGTGCACAACAATAAGCGGCCGAGTTAGTGGTACTATATTCAAAAGGGGATGGACTCTGTGACCAACTTTTTCAGGGTAGATGAGCCCAGTCAAGACTCTCTATATTCCAGGGAATCTCAGTCAAATTATGATGGTAATAAGGGTGGACAGAATACCAGGTCAAGTGACAATGTAAGTAACCCATCCGCCAAACTTAATAATTCTGGCCGGCCTCCCTCACAGGTAGGTTCATTGCAACAGGCTATGACCGACACGCTTATTGAAAAGGTGATAGCAATGGCTCTTCCTCCAACGACAGAAAATGCAAAGGATACGCTTGCTACCCGAATGGCGTATAGCAAGACGAGGCCTAGTTTATCTGTACCAATTACTagcaaaaattttataatgatGAACTCCAGATTGAGCATACCATTTATTCTtatcaatgaaataattaaaatatttgactGGGAAAATATTCCATACACCCTCTCGATACTGCTAATGTACACTTTTTTGGTATTGAAACCAATTATTACAATTACCACAGCACCTTTGTTTTACATCTTATTTGGTATTATGGTTCCACAgtacatatatattcataaACCTAATGATTGTCCTCTACTGGACAGAAATTTGAACCCAGCTCAGGGCGCTCCACTAAGAAATCCATGTCTTCCCGAGCCCACGCCACAATTTAGTCAAGAATTTATTCTGAATGTTACCGATTTACAAAATCATATGCTTCTATATGTCATGCTGTATGATTTCATATGCTCAAACttggaaaaatttgcaTACTTCACGAATGAGCAGATTTCATGTGTAGTTTTTGTGACATTGTTAGCTTTTGCGTTACTTAATGTCACTCTTATCGAGACTATATGTGGTCTATTACCTATTaagttattatttttgattgcAGGTTGGGGATTTATGGCAGTTATGCATCCCGCCCTACGACACTCTGTTCTTGCTAAAATGCAATCAAGCTGGTTGGAAGAAAAACTTAATGATTATAACACTCGATTTCAACACGCTATTAAGGAGAACCTAAGGTTTGTTGAGGCAAGAGAGCAAAAGGTGGTCgccatttttgaaattcaaaaatacaaagaaaaatataaagaatgGCGCTCCATTggtttttcaaatgatgaCTATAGTCTATTTTCCGGTATAAGgatcaatgaaattgatatttccaAACATTGCGTTAAGATATTGGATGAAGTTGAACCGCCTATTGACTGGGAATGGTCGGAGGGATCGAACTGGATTTTAGATTTAAAACCAAAAGAATGGGTAGCGGAGAGATTTATACAATATGTGGATATAGACACTGAAACAAAATGGGTGTACGATGTAGATTTTAATGGCTGTCGTGGTCAGTATAGAAGAAGGATGTGGACAAATCTCTGTTCTAGGAAGTGTGAGAAGAGAAGAGATAGTGCTGCAAGCATTGTGACGAAAGGAGCTGATGGCAAATACGAACATGGTACGCCCGTTCTTACAGAAGAAATAGTGAATCCTAtgagaaaggaaaaattatcGACGAGTCATTTACACGGGGTCACTCTCCGGTCAATGTCTGGCTCTAATCCAGATTCTTCAAGACATTCAGTTCAAAAATCTCAAGATGACGATGAATCCGAGCCATCAAGCATTATACAGGAAATAGCAAGTACGGTTGACATTGCGCTTTGAACTATATGAAATTCCCGcaattaataaaaaaattggaagaatATATTACACTATTTATGTACTCAATAAATACAGAAGTTATCCTGTCatatttatcttttcatGAAACTGTCTAGTGACAAAGATGATAAAGAACCTTGATTCttgctttttctttcatcctctttcttttttttattgagaaGGTTCGAGAGGGAATtcatctttctctttttggCTCTATCTTTGGCTGAGCTTTTAAttactttcttcttatctTCCAGGAAGGTCTCTGATTTCAGTTTTCCTGAAGTTGCATCCACATGATGCGAGTGCTTGAGCTTCTTCGGCACttctatttcaaaatttgatgtttTTCGACAGTTTAAGCATTCATACTGGAGGGAAGTAGGGGCAGCTTTGTCATCTTTATCATATGGAGTTATCACTTTCATTGACAAATTAAATGTTGGGACAAAGAGAACACCGCATGTACCACAAAACTTCGAATTTGCATCTGTAATAGACGTCGGTAGAGTTAATCGATATTTCTTGGTACTATTGTAAAAGCTCTTCAAATACAAACCTGACAATTCTGGAATTCCGACAGCCGGTAGCAAGTGCAAAAGCTCATACTCCTGTCTGATGTGTCTGTCTCTAAACCTTTCAGTCTGTTCTTTATTGAGAGACATACGGCAGTTGTGGGATTCACTTGtttgaaatttgtttgTATCATCTGTGATGAGCTTTTTCATCACATTTTAAGTTTTGATGCACCAAGAAAAATACGTATAAGAgttattagaaaaaaattaactgCGGTAATGGCCAGTCGATTATAAGAAATGACAGCTACTTCTTGCAGTTGGAACAGACGGATTCTGATCATCTTGTAGAGAGCTCATAGATAAATATAAGAGTGATTGGGTTCCTTAGCGTGATCTGCCGCATTTGTAGGTATATTACAAAACTTACAGAAGGAAATAACTCGACAAGATTTAGAGGGAATAACCGAGGTTCTTTGGATAAGTTGCTACTCGGTTCTTTTACCCCTCTTGTTTTGTGGTATACACGGTATTTTGGCGGTTGGTTCTCTCAAACGGCCTCATCGAAAGCTTCCACATGTGCGAGTCGATAGCATGGTAAAACTACAGGCAGCAGAACCTAATCCATGTAATGGGCTTCGAATGCCACTCTCCTGTAATCCATGGATCCAAAGTGTTCTTTAAGTGCAGCATTTACATTATAACGGAGAACAGTGGTACTAAGACATGTTCCCTCTAGGAAAATAAACTGGATCTTAAAGAACGTGCAGCAAACATTTGAGAATAGTATCTACGCGTCCTTTTCGGTAAGGAGCCATGTAACGTTGTTCCTGAATGTAATCCAGaaataacaaaatttgCCCTGAGAAAACTTGCAAGAGGAATATTAACTGTAGCGCGTGAAACTTCAATtgcaattgaaaattttagtGGTGTCCATTACCTAATCATTTAATAATGTCTTCAGGTGTATAAgcctctttttttcttgttgaGGTAAAGGAGTTGTGTGTAGCAGAGAATTGACCATTGCGGTATATATCAAGATTACTGTGCCGTTTCAGCGATGCATGATTAACGTATGCAGGAAATCCACTGGAAAGTGTTGCCGATTACATCTTTAGATCTCCTACACATTCCTGTCGATACTGCATTTCTACTGTTTTCTTAATGCCCGGCCGTCAGCGCCGATACAATCGGTCTCCAGCTAAAGAGATCATTGGAAATTACTGGAAGCCTACGAGCAGAGAAAGCATCAAGGGCTCGCAAGTCTTGTTTGAATGCCTTTAGAGCACGAATGAGGGAATTGTAGCATTCTTTACATGTTATAATGTGGCCTCGTGGAAGAAGCTTAAATGTCTTTAGAGAGTTGAGTAAAAGTCAGCCTTTTTCGTGCGCAAATGAGCCTATGTTGCTACCGTAAACTTGGCATTTGTCTAATAAGAGAAGTTTACTAGGGATGATTTAACATTTATCAGAATACAACGTCCCGTAAGAGTCTTATTTCCGTTTATCAGTAGCATACGATTTAAGGTTTCGCCTTTAAAAGTGGTATCTACGATCCATTGTATTCTTATCTTGTTTCAACCACGTTACAAGAACTTTGTGCACTCAGGTTTGTCATGGttaatctttcttcaactttCATTACTTGATATTTAGCAAAAATATACAGCCTTTCAAtatgagaaaaaattcttttggAAGCAaaacattaaaaatttactgTCTGCTAATAAAACTCATGAGAGATATCATAGCTTGCATCTTTGGAAGATCTATAGactatcaaattttatatcAAGTAAAACAAGGTAGAAAGTAAGGCATCTCcaattgatattattgaatgacGCATACAGTCACATCAGCTTCTATGGATTTTGGTTAGATGGCATACCCGTACAAAATCAGAGTGGTAGCACGAGCAACCTAATGCAGTACGGGGAAAATTATAGCATATACTCAATGGATCCCATGCCGTGAGTTGGCTATGTGCAGAATACAAGAAACCCCTGCTACTAAATGAAAGTAAATAACGTATTCGAGAACTCTGCATAAGACCTCACAAAAAGATACGCAAGCCTGTAATAGTTTGGTTCCTGGAAAACACATTCGACGGACTCAATTATCTTAGAAGCAGTCTTGAAATATCGTTAGGACATACTAGAAGTACCCATGAATGCGGAGCTGATAAGTAAAACCCGAACGATCTATAGAATGCCATATTGAGAACAAATGCGACAAACCCTTTTATAGCGCcgaattcttcaatatgGATAAAGTTGCGTCcatgaaaagttttcactaATATTAGAATAGTGACAGtgaaggaagatcagaAGATGATCCCTTTATATCAGcgtgcattatttggtataaccaCTGATTAATAGGAATTACTTTACTAACTTGACTGGCCTTTAACAAAAATGAACACaagtaatgaaattaaaataaagGGATCATCTTCTGATTTTCCTTCACTTCATTAagcaaattcaataatgtgaaatatttactttaataaattgaacagTGGGTGTCTAggttttgattctgaagAAGCAGTTGCAAGAACCTAAAGCGTTATGTTATATTATCTATGTTGTTACCATTGGAACTACATATGGAGGATTGGCCGAGTGGTCTAAGGCGGCAGACTTAAGATCTGTTGGACGGTGTCCGCGCGAGTTCGAACCTCGCatccttcattatttttttgatgcAGTGGCCTTTTGATCTGGTAGTGACAGCAGTTGTGTATTCCTATATATCATCACTCGGCATCACCAAATCATTAAATGGTATGTATGACACTTTTAAAGCAGTTTAAGAGAATGCTTTATTTTAGAAAGCAGCTCAGAAGTTCATCGGAGATTATTATGGAAGAACTGGCTCAATCcgaaactgaaaaatcCCAAACGCTCGTTTATAAGCTCTTTGATGAATTGGTTGGTTCAATTGAATCTGTCTTCGCTCTGGTAGGTGTAGTCTTTCCAACAAGGCACAAATAGTGACAGAAAGTAGTTACTTACGCGAAAGGTTTCATTAATTGCtttaaaatatatctttcaCAAAAGCTCCGGAGACCATCATCGTCGAGCACAGCAACCGTTTCTCCATCTAAAAAGAGTTATTGTAGGGAGAGGCCGTACAAGAAGTGGCTAGACaatcaaaatatcttgGTTACACTCGAACTAACGAAAGAAATGACGAAATTTACAGCTGACAAGGATCAGTTCTCCTCGATCAAAATTGACACGGTTGTTCCACCGGACAACATATTGGATATGTTGATTATAGCCGGAGTTTGCCTACCATCGGTCTGCTATTTTAATAGAGATATTTTAACTTTGACACTGTCACCACTTAATATGTTCATTCCACAGCTAGGTAATGGTCTACTACGTCTTCTGAATAACGACTCTGTTCTCATTTCGATAATTATTCTGGAGTTCGCCGTCCATTTGACAGAGTCCCTAGTGTTTCTAAGACCGAGACTAAATTACTACAACGTCCCTTCGAGGTGTGCTATCAAGTGGTATTTTTGGGGGATTATTGAGGGTTACTCTCCCGTCAGAAGAATAAATCGTCttgcttcttcaaattcctCGAAAATTCAATAGGAAATTAAGTAATATATGCAAATAACTGAACGTTTATAAGATAATTAAATAATCGATGCGATATTTAACATGATTCATGTATGATTGACGGCTTTCGCATTAGCAGTTTAGCGAGGTTTTTTTTAGAATAAGATTGCAATCTACAAAACCATGCAGTTCAAACTAAAAGAACATTGTCATATTAGTTGAGCTCATATTTAATTGAGCTACCGTTTTGTGCTGTATCAGTCTGCTATCACATACCCCATATTTGCTACATTCCTGAAACTAAAGCTAGCGACAGCTGAAATTCTCGTCCAATAATGCCTTCAGTCACCTCTAAGgttaataatttttcaccaAATATCTACAAGTCCATTAAACTATGCATGCAGCCCACTCCTGAAGATAGCAGCGATGCTGTTTCAGTTACAAGTGACATAACGTACAATAAACCCTATGGACCGCCTTTGAAAAGCTATCCTTATAAGAGTTTCAAACCTTGCGTTTCCTTTAATACTGTGccagaaagaaataaagaGTTTGATACTATAGATAAACGTTATGAAACCGATTTCCAAGGTGTCCAGTTCCCAAGCGATTACACGATGGATGAGTTTTATGATAACGAAActgaaacagaaaatagTCAATTTTTACTCAACAATAGATACTTACTCAATGATATGGATTATGTACGACATGGTAGAAGTCATTCACCCCCTCCAGCCAGGAGAAACAATTATGGTTTATTAGGCACTCACACCAATAATAAGTCTTTAGAGCTGACGAAGATGTTCAAAATTGCagaaaatggaagaatTGTTAGAGAGGACTATCCAAGTAGATCCACTCTAAAGAACGACTCCTTAGTAATTACTAAATTTTCACCAGATAGGAAGAAGTTATGGAATGAAAGACAATTACACCTGGAAGACAAGTTACAGAATAAAGAACGaagtttttatttttctaaGTTACTATTTGACGGCCAGCCAGCTAAAAAGACTAAATCAAAAGGTATCGAAGGCGATGGCTATACTCCGTTGacaaaagaacaaaagagaaagaatcGCATTTTGAATGAGCATATTGGATTCTACAAGCCAAGAAAGATATTGTGCTATATTAGTGGAAGAAAACATACATGGGTTGCGTTAGACTGGATGGTTACAGAATTCGCTCAATCTATGGATCATCTTATAGTCGTAACAAGGCTTCCACCTTTAAAGACCACTGGAGTTGCTTCAGACTCTGATTGGGCCCCAGGTTATAATATGTTTGACATTAAAAAAACGCTAGCTTCACTAGAATTATATGTTGAAAATTTGCTTCATAGATGCAATAATAAAGCTATTAAACTAACAATTGAAATCacaattggaaaaatacGAAAAGTACTTATCGATATGACAAATATCTATCTTCCTGACCTTATTATCACTACAACTTTGAACATGCAATCATATGTAAAATGGAGATCAAAATATGTCTCTGATCTATTGTGTACAGTGTTTCCTATACCAATAATCGTTCTCCCAGTATTACTGATGAG
This is a stretch of genomic DNA from Kazachstania africana CBS 2517 chromosome 8, complete genome. It encodes these proteins:
- the HSP78 gene encoding chaperone ATPase HSP78 (similar to Saccharomyces cerevisiae HSP78 (YDR258C); ancestral locus Anc_5.618), with protein sequence MSLTFGTVRDPYLRASPVIAIYIYIYMDRDIKITWTGWIKELELAITRRYHITFRHIYPLLRNTFFMLRRTSSSLYRSNKILSRAYSYSRLLSAPPRTNSNPVANIHNVGFSGLAVPDITNAHVLQSRPAIVRPLISRNYVQIRMDPNAKPSLSKYATNLTELAKQGKLDPIVGRDEEISRAIQILSRRTKNNPCIIGRAGVGKSSLVEGLAQRIVREEVPDSLKGKSLYNLELSSLIAGAKYRGEFEERLKGVLDDVDDQVIIFIDEVHMLLGLGSNGGAGGAMDASNILKPRLAKGLRCISATTLDEYKIIEKDPALARRFQPIILNEPTVPDTISILRGLKERYEVHHGVRITDAALVSAAVLSNRYINDRFLPDKAIDLVDEACAVLRLQHESKPDAIQRLDRHVMKIQIELESLKKETDVLSIERREALEKELDSKKQELNRLTKIWDEEKLEIESIKSHKADLEKAKIDLEKAQRGGDYTRASELRYSRIPQLEKQIEDSNKKDKSDTSQNLLHDSVTSDDISKVLARMTGIPTETVMKGDKDRLLYMEDSIKKRVVGQDEAISAISDAVRLQRAGLTSEKRPIASFMFLGPTGTGKTELTKALAQFLFDNESNVIRFDMSEFQEKHTVSRLIGAPPGYVLSESGGQLTEAVRRKPYAVVLFDEFEKAHPDVSKLLLQVLDEGKLTDSLGHQVDFRNTIIVMTSNIGQDILLSDKTLSKNDENSDSGKIDPEIKTQVIEEMKRHYPPEFINRIDDILVFNRLSKEVLRSIVKIRIAEIQERLNEKRMKLELTPDSEAWLTEHGYDQFYGARPLNRLIHKEILNPMATFLLKGQIRPKETVRVIVNEQSKLVVQPNHSEGEVVDREEEK
- the RKM4 gene encoding ribosomal lysine N-methyltransferase (similar to Saccharomyces cerevisiae SET7 (YDR257C); ancestral locus Anc_5.616) encodes the protein MAGYKADTDAFVSWLTADANVKLSQNIEVTHFNTSNEGRGVIAVKDIAEGEVLFEIPRDSILNVLTSSLSSDFSDLEETLQSIGSWEGLILCLLYEWKGKKEKSKWWKYFNVLPSSNAMNGLMYWNEQELEHLRPSLVLDRIGKKSAKNMYHKVLTLVKESKFPEVLCNVEWEDFVYAASVIMAYSFDVENGESQTLNEEDDDQDEEENTGYIKSMIPLADTLNSDTHQCNANLMYDDKFLKMYAIKPIKKGEQVFNIYGNHPNAEILRRYGYVEWSGSAYDFGEVLLGNIEQALLETFSVPKETLDMCIETLKKDEIISDILENEDIVLDSYDCYYDGTVETDCVVLVVVMSTLLQTPNIAAMDNTTLTMHLRRVVKKCVQLVERGSISESCNKVWQKAVSFRLKDYSNRDFSDPELQSIDFEDKSKLRAQMANVVLKGEVECLSSCFGSFSKQFKIIDDKKLLDNILKRKADTVTNSKNKNKGCKRSTEHYINHGGALYKLYKKHY
- the PEX29 gene encoding Pex29p (similar to Saccharomyces cerevisiae PEX29 (YDR479C); ancestral locus Anc_5.614), which gives rise to MDSVTNFFRVDEPSQDSLYSRESQSNYDGNKGGQNTRSSDNVSNPSAKLNNSGRPPSQVGSLQQAMTDTLIEKVIAMALPPTTENAKDTLATRMAYSKTRPSLSVPITSKNFIMMNSRLSIPFILINEIIKIFDWENIPYTLSILLMYTFLVLKPIITITTAPLFYILFGIMVPQYIYIHKPNDCPLLDRNLNPAQGAPLRNPCLPEPTPQFSQEFILNVTDLQNHMLLYVMLYDFICSNLEKFAYFTNEQISCVVFVTLLAFALLNVTLIETICGLLPIKLLFLIAGWGFMAVMHPALRHSVLAKMQSSWLEEKLNDYNTRFQHAIKENLRFVEAREQKVVAIFEIQKYKEKYKEWRSIGFSNDDYSLFSGIRINEIDISKHCVKILDEVEPPIDWEWSEGSNWILDLKPKEWVAERFIQYVDIDTETKWVYDVDFNGCRGQYRRRMWTNLCSRKCEKRRDSAASIVTKGADGKYEHGTPVLTEEIVNPMRKEKLSTSHLHGVTLRSMSGSNPDSSRHSVQKSQDDDESEPSSIIQEIASTVDIAL
- the SNM1 gene encoding Snm1p (similar to Saccharomyces cerevisiae SNM1 (YDR478W); ancestral locus Anc_5.613), translated to MSLNKEQTERFRDRHIRQEYELLHLLPAVGIPELSGLYLKSFYNSTKKYRLTLPTSITDANSKFCGTCGVLFVPTFNLSMKVITPYDKDDKAAPTSLQYECLNCRKTSNFEIEVPKKLKHSHHVDATSGKLKSETFLEDKKKVIKSSAKDRAKKRKMNSLSNLLNKKKKEDERKSKNQGSLSSLSLDSFMKR
- the KAFR0H00630 gene encoding uncharacterized protein (similar to Saccharomyces cerevisiae YDR476C; ancestral locus Anc_5.610) yields the protein MTKFTADKDQFSSIKIDTVVPPDNILDMLIIAGVCLPSVCYFNRDILTLTLSPLNMFIPQLGNGLLRLLNNDSVLISIIILEFAVHLTESLVFLRPRLNYYNVPSRCAIKWYFWGIIEGYSPVRRINRLASSNSSKIQ
- the KAFR0H00640 gene encoding uncharacterized protein (similar to Saccharomyces cerevisiae JIP4 (YDR475C) and YOR019W; ancestral locus Anc_5.609), whose translation is MPSVTSKVNNFSPNIYKSIKLCMQPTPEDSSDAVSVTSDITYNKPYGPPLKSYPYKSFKPCVSFNTVPERNKEFDTIDKRYETDFQGVQFPSDYTMDEFYDNETETENSQFLLNNRYLLNDMDYVRHGRSHSPPPARRNNYGLLGTHTNNKSLELTKMFKIAENGRIVREDYPSRSTLKNDSLVITKFSPDRKKLWNERQLHLEDKLQNKERSFYFSKLLFDGQPAKKTKSKGIEGDGYTPLTKEQKRKNRILNEHIGFYKPRKILCYISGRKHTWVALDWMVTEFAQSMDHLIVVTRLPPLKTTGVASDSDWAPGYNMFDIKKTLASLELYVENLLHRCNNKAIKLTIEITIGKIRKVLIDMTNIYLPDLIITTTLNMQSYVKWRSKYVSDLLCTVFPIPIIVLPVLLMSEFEYDLQFPSSHQATIEPENKNVDSKIEKLDKILRSSFLSAPKPKSKAPVTSTIAENIQKPKSPVIKISFEDQNRLVPVKSAEAQFTEPNKLKNPFQSRKSTDLDLRRVKSSEVPSRNTESGGLFSFWKKPSKKGSVSPSRRLSLYDEITWDDQNKHPKEKKRTLLGKFTKH